One genomic segment of Chitinophaga parva includes these proteins:
- a CDS encoding beta-L-arabinofuranosidase domain-containing protein — MKKHLARLGYSMLAVTLCNSVYAQTATVVAKPSNATSNAYYVSNKAPLAQQYFVKLPVTAITPGGFVRKALELQRDGLAGNLGEISIWLTKTDNAWLNKEGKGKYGWEELPYWLKGYGDMAYVLHDEKMLKETKFWIDAVLKNQRDNGDFGPNVEKGPGKRDLWTNMPMLWCLQSYYDYSKDPRVLQLMTKYFKWQLSIPDDKFLEDYWENSRGGDNMYSVYWLYNITGDKFLLDLATKLDKNTANWRQASNLPNWHNVNIAQCFREPAQYYQQSKDTNDLHATYNDFYLVRKIYGQVPGGMFGADENARKGYDDPHQAVETCGMVEQITSDNMLTTITGDPLWAENAEDVAFNTLSAAFTPDYRALRYLTAPNMIINDGKNHAPGIANEGPFLMMNPFSSRCCQHNHGAGWVYYSENSWMATPDNGLAAQLYFENKVKAKVGNGKEVSITQATHYPFDSDIEMTVNTASPVAFPLYLRIPEWCRGPVVKVNGKALDIAANANGYIKIDNKWKNGDKVSINFPMELTVRTWDRNKNSISVNYGPLTYSLKIQEDYTKTDGRNNAQGDAGWQPGADPQKWPSFEIHPGSAWNYGLVVDKADPSKSFKVVKKAWPKDNNPFTNANAPIELIATGKQLPGWGIDEHGLVAVVPQSPVQTSEPAKEVTLVPMGGARLRISAFPVVE; from the coding sequence ATGAAAAAGCACCTTGCACGGCTGGGTTATTCCATGCTGGCTGTCACGTTATGTAATTCGGTGTATGCACAAACCGCTACTGTAGTTGCCAAACCATCCAACGCCACTTCCAATGCTTATTATGTGAGCAACAAGGCGCCCCTGGCACAACAGTATTTCGTAAAACTTCCTGTCACCGCCATCACACCCGGCGGCTTTGTACGCAAGGCCCTGGAGCTTCAACGCGATGGCCTGGCCGGCAACCTGGGTGAGATCAGCATCTGGCTTACCAAAACAGACAATGCCTGGCTGAATAAAGAAGGCAAAGGCAAGTACGGCTGGGAAGAGCTCCCCTACTGGCTGAAAGGCTACGGCGATATGGCCTACGTACTGCACGACGAAAAAATGCTGAAAGAAACCAAATTCTGGATAGACGCTGTGCTCAAAAACCAGCGCGATAATGGGGACTTTGGCCCCAACGTGGAGAAAGGCCCCGGTAAGCGCGATCTCTGGACCAACATGCCCATGCTCTGGTGCCTGCAATCGTACTACGACTATTCAAAAGACCCGCGCGTACTGCAGCTGATGACCAAATATTTTAAATGGCAGCTCTCCATCCCGGATGATAAATTCCTGGAAGACTACTGGGAAAACAGCCGTGGTGGCGACAATATGTACAGCGTGTATTGGCTGTATAATATTACCGGTGATAAGTTCCTTCTGGACCTGGCCACCAAATTAGATAAGAACACGGCTAACTGGCGCCAGGCCAGCAACCTGCCCAACTGGCATAATGTGAACATCGCGCAGTGTTTCCGTGAACCGGCACAATACTACCAGCAAAGCAAAGACACGAACGACCTGCATGCCACGTATAACGACTTTTACCTGGTGCGCAAAATTTACGGACAGGTGCCAGGCGGTATGTTTGGTGCCGATGAAAATGCCCGCAAGGGTTATGATGATCCCCACCAGGCGGTGGAAACCTGCGGCATGGTAGAGCAGATCACTTCTGATAACATGCTCACCACCATTACCGGGGATCCGCTCTGGGCGGAGAATGCAGAAGATGTGGCTTTCAATACGCTTTCTGCCGCGTTCACACCGGATTACCGCGCACTGCGCTATCTCACGGCGCCGAATATGATCATCAATGACGGCAAGAACCATGCACCGGGCATTGCCAATGAAGGCCCGTTCCTGATGATGAACCCCTTCAGCAGCCGCTGCTGCCAGCATAACCACGGTGCAGGATGGGTGTACTACTCGGAGAACAGCTGGATGGCCACCCCGGATAATGGCCTGGCCGCACAGCTTTACTTTGAAAACAAAGTAAAGGCCAAAGTGGGCAATGGTAAGGAAGTAAGCATTACCCAGGCTACCCACTATCCTTTTGACAGTGATATTGAAATGACGGTGAACACCGCATCTCCCGTAGCTTTCCCGCTGTACCTGCGCATCCCTGAATGGTGCAGGGGCCCGGTGGTAAAAGTGAACGGCAAGGCACTGGATATTGCGGCTAACGCAAACGGCTATATTAAAATTGACAACAAGTGGAAGAATGGCGATAAGGTATCCATCAACTTCCCCATGGAATTGACGGTGCGTACGTGGGATCGTAATAAGAACAGCATCAGCGTAAATTACGGCCCGCTCACCTACTCCCTGAAAATACAGGAAGACTACACCAAGACCGATGGCCGCAATAACGCACAGGGCGACGCCGGCTGGCAGCCTGGCGCTGATCCGCAGAAGTGGCCTTCTTTCGAGATCCATCCCGGCTCTGCTTGGAATTATGGACTGGTGGTAGACAAGGCAGATCCGTCCAAATCATTCAAAGTGGTGAAAAAGGCATGGCCTAAGGATAACAATCCCTTTACCAATGCCAACGCACCCATAGAGTTGATCGCCACAGGTAAGCAATTGCCCGGCTGGGGTATTGATGAACATGGGCTGGTAGCGGTAGTGCCGCAAAGCCCTGTACAGACCAGTGAACCGGCAAAAGAGGTGACGCTGGTGCCAATGGGTGGCGCACGATTGAGGATCTCCGCATTCCCCGTAGTAGAATAG